In the genome of bacterium, the window TAATGCTGCGGCACAATGGTAAGCTTCGCCCGACCAAGCAAGGAATTAGAACAGATGCACAGGTCCAGCAGCATGGAACGCTGATGAAATTTAAAAGTAAACTCTTCCGGATTATTCAGAAGCGTTAGATCCCGACGCTGCAATAAAGGCCGCACTTCATCCAGCCCGCCGAAAATATTGAAATCCCCCATCAGAATAACCTCATCCGGGCTTTGATCGGCCAGGTCGAACAGTTCTGCCAGCTGTGCCTCGCGGATGGCGTTATTGAGGGAAAAATGCGTGAAATAAAGGCTCACGCCCTTTTCAAGCTGCACCCGATAGATCAGGCGTTTGGTGCCCCGGCTGAAAAACAGCTTCTGAAACGGATAATCCCGCCTCGCTACGAACCCGTTACTCTTGCCGATGGTGATGGGCAGCTTACGCAAACGGCTGTTCTCTAAATATTTATTCTCCGCATCGCCAAAGCGGTATTCCTCATCCATCAGCGCACGGTGCTGGTTGCTATAGGGCAGCGAGGGGATACCCGTGTCCACCTCAAGCAGGCAGCACAAGTCCACCGCATAATGCCGCATGATGGTTTTCACCTGGCCAATCACCCGCTGCTGCACGCGGCTGGAACACCACAGGTGACGGTAAGACTTCAAAACATGCGCCGCCAGTGATCCGTCGATATCGCGCGCATAGCCGATGTTGGACATCATGATGGTATGGGCTTCGGTCATAGGCCTACATAAAACCGCGCAGCATATGGGTCGCCCAGCCGATAGGGTGATAATAGAAAGGCTGCTTGGCCAGCTTTGCCAGCGTCATACGGCTGCATTTTTTCAAATCCTCCTGAAAATCCTTTCGCAACGCCGCAATCAATGCCTTATCGGTGATAAGATAATTGCTCTCGCGGTTACGGAACAGGCTGAGATAATCCAGATTCATGCTGCCCAGTGTGGCCCATGCGTCATCAACCAGCACGATTTTGGCATGATGCGGCACCGGCAGGTAATAATGCACCTCCACCCCTGCTTCCAGCAAGGCAGGCAGATACCGGCGAATGGCAATATCTGCCAAAAGACTGTCCGTTTTCTCCGACAGCATGACACGCACCCTAACACCGCGCTGCCGTGCGTCTATCAACGCATAAATAAGCTTACGGTTGGGAATAAAATAGGGTGAGACAATTTCAATCGACTGACTCGCCTTTGAAAAATGATTAAGCATCTCATGATAAATGCCGTTACGCTCACGCCGTTTGCGGCTGATTTCGAAATGAATATCACCCTTACATCGTGGCAAAGGAACGGTGGCTCGCCGCGCGCGCAAATTAAAGAAACGCTTGTTGGTATGATTGAATGCCGCGCATATCTCCTGCACGACCGCACCCGTGCTGCGCATATGCGTATCCCGCCAATGCGCCATGGATGCATCGAAACACACGCCCCCGGCATAGGCAATGGCGGAATCGATCAGCATCAGCTTGGCATGTGTGCGCGGGTACCATTCAGAAAGTCGAAAGCGCCGCCATCCTTTAACGGCATTGAAGAAAACGACACGCACGCCATAGCGGCGCAGCAATGCCAGCTTTCTGCTTTGATAAAGGCTACGGCTGCCCACGCGGTCCAGCAGCAGGCGAATGGCCACCCCCTCTTTCGCCTTTCGCAGAAAAAGCCTTAAAAAACGTCCACCAAGCGCATCATTCTGGAAAATATACTGCTCAAATTCAATCGAGATACGTGCCTGAAGGCAATCATCATACATCGCCTCCCACGTCTCGGCGGGGCTGCGGTAAAGGGTCCATTCGCTATGTTCCATATGAGCGGAATACTTCATCATAAATGCCTTTTATCATAGGCTTATGAAACATGGGGCTAAGTAAAAATTCCATACAGGATGAGACTTTATGGGAATATTATGAGCAGGATGGAAAGGCGGCTCGCAGCTTTAGATGGATAGAGGTTTAATGATGCTTCATTCACACAGGAGACGTTATGTTTCATTCCTCAACCTACCCGCAGATTTACATGAACGCGGCCTATCCTGCCAACCACGGCAGCATTGACAATCCGCCAACCGTTCCCACGAGAAAACAGGATACGGAACGCAACAAGCCGGAAATACCCACCAAGGAACAGCCACATCGGCACATGCCGGAAAAAATGCCCCAATAATAAAAGGGCAAAAAGAAAAGCCGTTCGGAAACGAACGGCTTTTTTTATTATGGGCAATAATTGCTAAAAAATATTTCTGGATGGATAGTGTGAGAAGCCGGGAAAAACCGGTGGCGATACCGGGGTCGCATTCCCTCTTCCCGTAATCGGAAAGCCGATATGGCGATCTCCCGTAAGGTGATGGGCTTCAAACCGGTCGATCATTCCAGGCTGTGGGTCAAACGGTACCATGGTGGGCCTCCTATGCCGCCGCTGAATAGTGACGGTCGGTATGTTTGGAGGAATCATCCTGTGCGGAAGATTCCAGCTGCTTCAAATAATCAAGCGTGCCAGCCAGATGCCGCGGCAGATCACCCGGCATGCGCGACGTGATGAACGGCCCGTCGATCACCAGCTCCTCATCCACAAAATGCGCGCCAGCATCTTGCAATTCCTGCGCAACCTCAGGCCATGCAGCCATACGGCGGCCAAACACCACTTCGGATTCGATCAGCACCTGCGGCCCATGGCAAATGGCGGCGATAGGTTTTCCGGTCTGTGCGAAAGCACTGATGAATGCCAGCACTTCACGGTTACGGCGCAGCTCTTGCGGCGCCTTGCCGCCGGGTATGTAAAGCAGGGCATAATCATCCGGCTTCACACCGCCAATGGGTTTGGTATGAGACAGGCCCAGACCATATTTGCCTTTGAAGGACCCGCCTTTTGGCGTCACTACATCCACGTGGTAACCCTCTTCCGTAAATCGGTAATAGGGATAAAAAAATTCCAGATCCTGTGTATCGTCCGCGGTGATGATAACGACCTTGGCCTGTTTCTTGATGGCCTCGGGTATGGGTGCGGCAACAAGGGTGTCTTTTTCCTTATCGGATGCTCCAAAGAGATTCATACGCGCCTCCTTTATGTGCACCCCCAATCAATGCCGATTCGGATAAAGAATCCATGCGGAGTAACTCCCCCTGCTGAATTTTTACATTCCTTCTTCAAAAGAAAACGGCGCATTGAAACAAACCCTGCCATAACAAACTCTCACCCTTCCCTGATACAGGAGAATCCTATGCCACGTGGTAGCAAAGCCGCTTATACCGATAAGCAAAAACGTCAGGCCGAACATATTGAGGAATCCTATGAAGACAAGGGAGCTTCCAAAAAGAAGGCTGAACGCATAGGCTGGGCCACCGTCAATAAACAGGATGGCGGTGGTAAGAAGTCCGGATCCGGCAAACATTAAACCGGCAAGCGGCATAAAACTGGCGCATCGCAAAAACCATGGTAAAACCATTGCCTTAAACGGCATGCTGAGGTGCGGCAGTGACGACCCTACACACGACCTACCGAATGGCCAAACCTTGCATGGCGCTTTTGGCCTTGCTGGTCAGTATGCTGCCTTTGTCGTCTTATGCAGAAGCACTACCGCTCCGCATCGACCGCATCACCCCGGATGGCGAAAATGCAGAGGCAGGCCGCCAGATTGTGCTGCAGTTCAACCGTGCCGTCGTTCCCCTGGGCAGAATGGAGCGCGATGCCGGGGAAATTCCGATCACCATCGCGCCACCATTGAATTGCGAATGGCGCTGGCTGAACACCAGCGCCTTATCCTGCAACCTCGGTGAGAAAGACGCATTGCAGCCGGCCACGCATTACACCATGGTGGTAAAGCCCGGTATTAAGGCCGAAGATGGCGCCACCATCGCAGAACCTGTGGAACATGGCTTTACCACCACATTGCCCAAACTGAGCTATGGCCGCTTCATCCGCTGGCAGGGGCCTGAAATGCCCGTTCTTCGTCTCACCTTCAACCAGCCGGTTACGGAAGATGAGGTGGAAGACCATATCAGCCTGCGCGAGGAACCGGATACGAAGGATATCCACCTCACCGTCATCACGGACCCCGACCCCGATGACATGTATCCCAGCTATTTCACCGTCAGCAAAAGCTCTACCGGCAAGCTGGTAGTGACCGACCTTCCAGAAGAAAAAGCCAAAGAGGTTTCAAACGGCAACAAAGGCCGCACCAGCTGGCTGGTCTATCCTTCCCGCCACCTGAGGGAAGACACCCATTACCTGCTTTACGCCAGCCCCGGCCTTCGCTCGCTTTACGGCACGGAAGGCGGCAACCAGAATGAAAGCGTTTTTGAATTCGACACCTTGCCCAAACCGCAATTCATCGGCATCGAATGCGCCGATCTGGAAGGAACCTCCATCTCCATTCCCGCAGGTAATGACTCAGGCGAACGGAAATGCGACCCCATGGCCTCCATCTCCCTGGTGTTCAATGCGCCTATCATGCGTAATCAGCTTCATGCCCTGGCCTTCAAACCGGTCATCAACCTCCCGAAGCGCGAGGAGGAAGCCGATGATGAAAGTGAGGATGACGGCACCTCCTACATGTTCCGCATCGCCCACTACAAGGATAAAACCTACCGCATCAACCTGCCCTACGGCCTGCTGGCCAGGCAGCATTACGAAGGCATGCCGCTTGGCGATGCGCTTCCCTTCTATCAGCGCTGGTGGTTGTGGCTGAAAGGGCTTTTCACCAAAGCCCCCATGCCTCAATTTGAAATTACCGATATTTTCGGCCGCCCGCTTGAGAATGATCTGCGCATCAGCTTCAACAACAGCGAGCGCCGCCCCAATTTTGTGCTCGCCTATAGCCATGCCCTGCTGGAAATGCGGACCGACAGCGAAATTCCCTTCTACGTCAACAACCTCAAAGGTTTCAGCTTTCATTACCGTAGCCTCACGCCGGAAGATGCGAAAGCAAACCAGACCTATGAGCGGACCGTTCCCGCTGTACAGGATAAGCAGTTCGCTGTCCCCTTCGGCCTGCGCGATATCCTGCACGGTAAAAGCGGCGCCGTCTATGGCATCGTCGGAACCAATCCGGATATTCTGGACAAAGCCGGCAACCGGACCATTAAACGCACGCAGGAACTCTTCGCACAGGTCACGCCTTACGAAGTCCATCTGAAGCTAGGCCATTTCAAAAGCATGCTCTGGGTGACGGACCTTGCCACTGGCCAGCCGGTGAGCAATGCCGATGTGTCGCTTTATACCGACAGCTACACCAGCCTTGGCAACGGCGGCGGCGCCATCGGCACCGCCATCACCGGGCCAGACGGAACCGCCTGGCTGCCCGGCACTGTGGATATCGACCCAAATCTGCAATCCACGCAGCGTTACGAATGGAACCAGGAACGCCTCTTCGTCCGTGTGGACAAGGACGGCGATATGGCCCTGCTTCCGGTGGATTATAATTACAGCATCAGCACGCAAGTTCCCGAAGGCGAGGATTATGTCTGGTCTTCGCCGGAACGCATCCACGGCCACATGCGCAGCTGGGGCACCACCGCCCAGGGCATCTACCGCGCCGGGGATACCATTCAATACAAGCTCTACCTGCGCGATCAGGAAAATGGCGGCCTCACTTCCCCGCCGGATCTGGAATACACGCTCGACATCATGGACCCCACCGGCACCAGCGCCGAGCATATCGAGCATGTGCGCTTCAATGAATTCGGTACTTACAGTGGCGAATTCACCACAGGCAAACAGGCCCCCGTGGGCTGGTATGAGTTCCAGCTGACCGCCACCATGCCTGAAGCCGAAGGCGAAAGCGAACCGCAAACCCGAGCCTACAACCCCATGCGTGTGCTGGTGAGCGATTTCACCACTGCCCCCTTCAAAGTCACCGGCCAGCTTAATGGCGACCATTTCAACGCAGGCGATAAGGTAGAAGTCACAACCCGGGCGGAACTCCATTCCGGCGGCGCCTACACCGACGCCACCGCGCGCGTCACCGCCATTCTCGACAGCCGCCCCTTCACCCCCACCAATACCATCGCGCGCCCCTTCCATTTCGATAGCTTTGAAGGCGAGGCCGACAACCAGCAGATCTACCAGACCTCCGACAAGGTCGGCGATCGTGGTGAGCTGGTTACCTCCTTCACGCCGGAGGACACCAACATCGCCTATGGCAAAATGACCGTCGAAAGCGCGGTGCAGGATGAACGCGGCAAATTCATCACCGGCTATGCGCAGGCGGATTACACGGGCGTGAACCGCCTTGTCGGCCTCCACCCCACCCAATGGCTCTATGAGGAAAACAAACCCGGCACCATGGAATATCTCGTGGTGGACCCCAAAGGCGCGCCCACTCCCGGCACCGATGTCAACCTCACGTTCGAACGGCAGGAAACGAAAGCTGCGCGCGTCAAAAGTGCAGGCAACGCCTACACCACGGAATATAATAACGAATGGAAGCAGATCTCCAGCTGCGAAGGCACCTCCGCCGCGCAACCGGGAAGCTGCAGCTTCACCCCGCCCAAGGCCGGTTACTACAAGGCCACCGCCACCATTGCCGATACACACGGCGTCAAGCACAGCACCAGCCATTATTTCTACGTCAGCGGCGCCTCCAGCTTCGTGTGGGACAATGGCGACCAGACCGGCCTGCCGATCATCCCCGAGGCACGCCAGTATAAGGTCGGCGACCAGGCGAAATTCCTGATCAAGAACCCCTACCCGGGTGCACAGGCCCTCGTCAGCGTGGAACGCTATGGCATCCTTTACCATCAGGTACAAAAGCTGGAAGGCAACACACCCGTCATCACCGTCCCCATCACGCCCGACATGCTGCCCGGTGCATACCTTTCCGTGATGGTGGTGTCACCGCGCGTGGAAAAACCCCTGGTCCCCGTCGGGCAGATCGACCTCGGCAAACCCGCCATGCGCATGGGCTACCTCAAGCTAAACGTGGTGGATCCCTACAAACAGATCACCGTCACCGCCACCCCCGCGCAGGAAGTCTATAAACCGCGCGACACGGTGAAAGTGCAGCTTCAGGCCACCGTTCCACATCCCGAAGCGGGCGGCCAGCCGGTGGAACTCGCCGTCGCCGTGGTGGACGAAGCCATCCTCGACCTCATTGCCGGAGGCACAGATTATTACGACCCCCAAAAACACATCTACCAGCTTGATGAGCTGGACGTCCGCAACTACAGCCTGCTGAATGTGCTCATCGGTCGTCAGAAGTTCGAGAAAAAAGGCGCCAACCAGGGCGGCGACGGTGGCAACGATCTGTCCATGCGTTCGCTCTTCAAATTCGTCAGCTACTGGAACCCGTCCCTGAAAACGGACAAGGAGGGCAAGGCCACCATCGAATTCCCCGTGCCCGACAACCTCACCGGCTGGCGCGTCCTTGCCATCGCCGCCACCCCGCACGATCGCTTCGGCCTTGGCCAGGGTAGTTTCAAGGTAAACCGCCCGACGGAAATCCGCCCCGTTATGCCCAGCCAGGTGATGGAAGGCGACAGTTTCCATGCAGGCTTCAGCGTC includes:
- a CDS encoding DJ-1/PfpI/YhbO family deglycase/protease produces the protein MNLFGASDKEKDTLVAAPIPEAIKKQAKVVIITADDTQDLEFFYPYYRFTEEGYHVDVVTPKGGSFKGKYGLGLSHTKPIGGVKPDDYALLYIPGGKAPQELRRNREVLAFISAFAQTGKPIAAICHGPQVLIESEVVFGRRMAAWPEVAQELQDAGAHFVDEELVIDGPFITSRMPGDLPRHLAGTLDYLKQLESSAQDDSSKHTDRHYSAAA
- a CDS encoding large extracellular alpha-helical protein; the encoded protein is MTTLHTTYRMAKPCMALLALLVSMLPLSSYAEALPLRIDRITPDGENAEAGRQIVLQFNRAVVPLGRMERDAGEIPITIAPPLNCEWRWLNTSALSCNLGEKDALQPATHYTMVVKPGIKAEDGATIAEPVEHGFTTTLPKLSYGRFIRWQGPEMPVLRLTFNQPVTEDEVEDHISLREEPDTKDIHLTVITDPDPDDMYPSYFTVSKSSTGKLVVTDLPEEKAKEVSNGNKGRTSWLVYPSRHLREDTHYLLYASPGLRSLYGTEGGNQNESVFEFDTLPKPQFIGIECADLEGTSISIPAGNDSGERKCDPMASISLVFNAPIMRNQLHALAFKPVINLPKREEEADDESEDDGTSYMFRIAHYKDKTYRINLPYGLLARQHYEGMPLGDALPFYQRWWLWLKGLFTKAPMPQFEITDIFGRPLENDLRISFNNSERRPNFVLAYSHALLEMRTDSEIPFYVNNLKGFSFHYRSLTPEDAKANQTYERTVPAVQDKQFAVPFGLRDILHGKSGAVYGIVGTNPDILDKAGNRTIKRTQELFAQVTPYEVHLKLGHFKSMLWVTDLATGQPVSNADVSLYTDSYTSLGNGGGAIGTAITGPDGTAWLPGTVDIDPNLQSTQRYEWNQERLFVRVDKDGDMALLPVDYNYSISTQVPEGEDYVWSSPERIHGHMRSWGTTAQGIYRAGDTIQYKLYLRDQENGGLTSPPDLEYTLDIMDPTGTSAEHIEHVRFNEFGTYSGEFTTGKQAPVGWYEFQLTATMPEAEGESEPQTRAYNPMRVLVSDFTTAPFKVTGQLNGDHFNAGDKVEVTTRAELHSGGAYTDATARVTAILDSRPFTPTNTIARPFHFDSFEGEADNQQIYQTSDKVGDRGELVTSFTPEDTNIAYGKMTVESAVQDERGKFITGYAQADYTGVNRLVGLHPTQWLYEENKPGTMEYLVVDPKGAPTPGTDVNLTFERQETKAARVKSAGNAYTTEYNNEWKQISSCEGTSAAQPGSCSFTPPKAGYYKATATIADTHGVKHSTSHYFYVSGASSFVWDNGDQTGLPIIPEARQYKVGDQAKFLIKNPYPGAQALVSVERYGILYHQVQKLEGNTPVITVPITPDMLPGAYLSVMVVSPRVEKPLVPVGQIDLGKPAMRMGYLKLNVVDPYKQITVTATPAQEVYKPRDTVKVQLQATVPHPEAGGQPVELAVAVVDEAILDLIAGGTDYYDPQKHIYQLDELDVRNYSLLNVLIGRQKFEKKGANQGGDGGNDLSMRSLFKFVSYWNPSLKTDKEGKATIEFPVPDNLTGWRVLAIAATPHDRFGLGQGSFKVNRPTEIRPVMPSQVMEGDSFHAGFSVMNRTDKKRDITIRLNAGGDIEGKNNILEKTLTLEPYKRGIVYLPVKAATLPASRDADAGDITFDVSAQDVADGDATTHHVPVKKYRNLSFAATYGTTDQDTAKESISIPKGALPDKGSISLSLSPTIIGNLEGAFSYMRTYPYLCWEQKISKGVMASTYTQLKDYLPASAAPWKESDNLPQTTLDEAASFQAPNGGMAFFVPTDERSDPYLSAFTAVAFNWLSDAGHTIPETVSDKLNAYLENLLKNDATPDHYTNGMRSTVRAVALAALAEDDRATAEDIARYRSHMPEMSLLGKAFFLKAALEMHQMPAALETAKNLLASSGQTGGKFQFKESLDTGYDWLMVTPMRDNCAILSAFTALAATEEGKTLAGDIPFKLVRTITQTRGAKTHWANTQENIFCTQALAEYARQYEQAAPAISVTATLGQTPFGNTSFNSRRDPAVTFSKPVSPSLIGQPQSVSIAREGTGRLYYGLALSYAMPATQSKPANAGMEVTREYSIKKDGKWQLLQPGEQLKRGALVRVDLYLSLPAARNFVVVDDPIPGGLEPVNTQLTNSSTVDANEAGFEAAQASFWFQHNDWTGFNASFWSFYHQELRHDAARFYADYLPQGNYHLSYMAQTIASGSFTAAPTLAQEMYDTDVYGKAAGGSFSIMPPEADAKP